The Streptomyces racemochromogenes DNA segment CCAGGAGGTTGCCGTCGAGCTGGTCGGGCTCGATGGAGCGGCCGTTCGGCAGCCCGCCCGGCAGGTTCGGGTAGTAGTCGCTGTAGCCGTCCATGAAGCGGAACCTCAGGGGGCTGTTCGCCATCACGAAGTCCAGCATCCGGGGCCCGTTGGCCAGGAACGCCCGCTGCCGGTCGGCCGGAACCTCCGGCCCCACCACCGCCGACAGGTACGCCGCCGCCTTCTCCGGGGTGTCCGGTACCCCGGCGGACAGGAGCACCGAGTTGTTCGGCAGCCAGATCCCGGCCCCGGAACGCGCCGCCGAACCGCCGAACGTGGGGGCCTTCTCCACCACCAGCACGCTCAGCCCCCGCCCGGCGGCGGTCAGGGCGGCGGTCATCCCCGCCGCCCCCGAGCCGACCACGACGACGTCGTACTCCCCGAGCGGGCTCTCGGCGGCCCGGGCGGCCGCACCCGGCAGCACGGCGGCGGCGAGCACCCCGGCCCCCGTCCCGGCGAGGACCGCCCGGCGGGAGGGGGCGGCGGGACGCGGCCGGCCGGGGCTCCCGGCCGCGGGCTCGGTCGGGGGCCCGGTCGGGGACTCGGTCGGGGGTGCGGTCACGGGTGCGGTGACGGGTGCGGTGACGGGTGCGGTCAGGGGCATGGCCTCGGTCATGGACGGGCTCCAGCGGGGTGGGAGGAGGGGACGGCGGCTCGGCTCCGGCGTTCCTGATGCCGAGTCAGAGAAACTGTTCGCGGGATCATGTGAAGTCAAGTCCCGCGCGCCCACAACCACTCCCGCCCCGGACAGGCCGAATCCCGTGCCCCGCACACCAGGTGTGCGGGACACGGGATCCGTACGGGCCGGACGGCCGCGCGGTCAGCGGGTGCCGACCGCCGCCCGGACCGCTCTACGGGCCATCCCGGCGTCGTCGTGCAGTCGGCGCAGCAGAAGGCGCTGCTCCTCCCCGGAGGAAAGCGCGCCCGCGGGCAGCGGCCGGTCCGGAGCCGACGCCAGCATGGAGCGCTGCACCGCCGTCTCGCACATCCGGATCTCCCGCGTCAGCACCAGCATCAGGTTGACCAGGAACGCGTCCCGCGCCGCCGGGCCGGCCGACTGCGCCAGCCTGCTGATCTGGCCCCGTGCCGCCGGGGCGTCGCCCAGGACCGTCCACAGCGTGGCCAGGTCGTAGCCGGGCAGGTACCAGCCGGCGTGCTCCCAGTCGAGGAGCACCGGGCCGGCCGGGGACAGCAGCAGGTTCGACAGCAGCGCGTCGCCGTGGTTGAACTGCCACTGGACGCTCGCCGGCCGCAGGCCGTGCAGCAGCTTCTGCAGGTCGCCGAAGTCCCGGTCGGTCAGCAGGCCCAGCTCGTGGTCACGCGCGATGCGCCGTAGGTAGTCCACCGGATGCCCGAACAGGTCGGCCGGCGGCCGCCACTGGTTGACCCGGCACACCGCTCCCAGCGCCGCCCGTACGTCCGTCCGCGGCGGCGCCTCCACCGGGTGCCGCTGGAGCGCGGCGACCCGGCCCGCCATCCGCTCCACCACCAGTACGCAGTTCTCCGGGTCCGCGGCGATCAGCCGGGGCACGCGGACCGGCGGGCGGTGCCGGACGAAGGTCCGGTACGTCGCTATTTCGTGCCGGTACCGCTCGCGCCACTCGGGCGAGTGGTCCAGTAAAACCTTGGCGACCGCGGTCATCCGCCCGGTCGTCCCCACCAGGAGGACCGACCGGCCGCTGCGCCGCAGGACCTGGACCGGAGCGAACTCCGGACAGATGCGCTGCACCGACGCGAGCGCGGTGCGCAGTTGGGCCCCCTGCGGGCCGGAGAGGTCGATCCTCCCGCTGAGCGGCTGTGACCCGGCGGCCGGCATCCGCCGTGCCCGGACGGTGCCCTGCGCCGGTACCGGCTGGCGGCCGGGTTCGAGGTAGGCGCCGCCCCCCGCCTGGAGGGTGCGGTGCGGGCGGACCGGGGCGGACACGGAGGACGTTGCTGCGTACATGGCGTTTACGGTTCCCTTCGTGCGCCGACGAGTGCGTACGCCGCCCCGCCGGATCCCGTACTTCACCCTGGGGAGTTCCGCCGGTGAACCGGGTCGGGGAGGCGCATTCCTACCTGACACCCGCCCGCAGGTGGCGAACCACGGGGCGGCGGGTGGCGAACCCTGGCGAATAGTCGCTGGGCATCTGACGGGCGGCTACTGTCAACTCAGCCGAGAACCTGGGGGCTTGACGTGAGCAAAGGTCCAAACACCCGTCTGAACGACCTGTTCGGCCTGGCCGGCTGGTCGAAGGGCGAACTCGCGAGGATGGTGAACCGGCAGGCGGCCTCGATGGGCCACCACCAGCTGGCCACCGACACCTCGCGGGTGCGGCGCTGGATCGACATGGGGGAGACCCCGCGCGAGCCGGTGCCCACGGTACTGGCAGCACTGTTCACCGAGCGGCTCGGTCGTGTCGTGACCATCGAGGACCTCGGGTTCGTACGGCAGCGGCGCACCACCAGACGGCAGCCGGACGGGATTCAGGAGAACCCCGACGGAGTGCCCTGGGCGCCCGAACGCACAGCCGCGGTCCTCACCGAATTCACGGGAATGGACCTCATGCTCAACCGTCGCGGCCTGATGGGCGCGGGAGCCGCGCTCACCGCCGGCTCAGCCCTCAGCAACGCCATGTACGACTGGCTGCACACCGATCCCGCCGGCGCCAAGAACGCGAAGACCTTCGGTGACCCCTACCAGGCCGATCCGGCGGGCTACGACCGCTACGAGGCCGCGCCCATCGGCTCCCAGGAGATCGAGGCGCTGGAACGCTCCGTCGAGGTCTTCCGGGCCTGGGACGCCTCCAGAGGCGGCGGGCTCCAGCGCAAGGCCGTCGTGGGCCAGTTGAACGAGGTCGGCGGCATGCTGGCCTACCACCACCCGGACCACCTCCAGCGCAGGCTGTGGGGGGTGGCGGCCAACCTGGCGGTGCTGGCGGGCTGGATGTCGCACGACGTGGGCCTCGAACCGACCGCGCAGAAGTACTTCGTCATCGCCGCGCACGCGGCCCGCGAGGGCGGCGACCGGCCCCGCGCCGGCGAGGCCCTCTCCCGCGCCGCCCGCCAGATGGTCCACCTCGGCAAGCCGAACGAGGCCCTGGACCTGATGAAGCTGGCGCAGTCCGGCTCCGGGGAGCAGACCCTGCCGCGCACCCGCGCCATGCTGCACACCATCGAGGCCTGGGCGCAGGCCGCCATGGGCAAGGGCCAGGCCATGCGCCGCACCCTGGGCGAGGCCGAGGAGCTCTTCGTCTCCGACAAGGGCGACGTGCCGCCGCCCTCCTGGATGCAGCACTTCGACGAGGCCGACCTGCACGGCATGCAGGCCCTCGCCTACCGCACCCTCGCCGACCACGACGCCTCGGCCGCACCCGTCGCGGCCCGGCACGCCCGGGAGGCGCTGCGGCTGCGCGGTGACGGCTACCAGCGCTCGCAGATCTTCGACTACATCTCCATGGCGTCGGCCTGCTTCATCGCCGACGACCCCGAGCAGGCGGACCGCTACGCCCGGCTCGCCCTGGTGTCGATGAACGAGACCTCCTCGCACCGGACGTGGGACCGGCTCCGCGAGATGTACCGGCTGACCGGACAGTACGCCGGGTACGCGGGCATCGAGGACCTGCGCGAGGAGATCAAGCTGGCCCTCCCCAACAGCCCCGCCCCCGTCGCCCGCGGAGCGGAGGTCTAGGGACCAGGTGCCAGGTGTCGCAGGGGGCCGAAGGCGTAGGGCGGGTCGTCCGGAAGCGACGGAGAACGGAGGGAACGGAAGGAGGGGCCGCGCCTCACCGGCGCGGCCCCCCTGGGTTTGCGTTGGCGTGTTCAGCCGCCGATGCGGGCGACCAGGACGCAGGCGTCGTCCTCGCGCTCGCTCTCGCCGAACTCCTCCGTGACCATCCGCACGCAGTCCCGCGCCGACCGGGCCTGCGAGAACCGCGGCGCGAGCGCCAGCAGCCGCTCGGTCCCGTCCGCGCGGCTGAACTCGATGCTCCGCGGGGTCAGTCCGTCGGTGTGCAGCACCAGGACGTCGCCCAGTTCGAGCCGTTCCTCGGCCTGCCCGTAGACGGCCCCCGAGGTGGCCCCGAGCAGCACCCCCTCC contains these protein-coding regions:
- a CDS encoding aminoglycoside phosphotransferase family protein, with the protein product MYAATSSVSAPVRPHRTLQAGGGAYLEPGRQPVPAQGTVRARRMPAAGSQPLSGRIDLSGPQGAQLRTALASVQRICPEFAPVQVLRRSGRSVLLVGTTGRMTAVAKVLLDHSPEWRERYRHEIATYRTFVRHRPPVRVPRLIAADPENCVLVVERMAGRVAALQRHPVEAPPRTDVRAALGAVCRVNQWRPPADLFGHPVDYLRRIARDHELGLLTDRDFGDLQKLLHGLRPASVQWQFNHGDALLSNLLLSPAGPVLLDWEHAGWYLPGYDLATLWTVLGDAPAARGQISRLAQSAGPAARDAFLVNLMLVLTREIRMCETAVQRSMLASAPDRPLPAGALSSGEEQRLLLRRLHDDAGMARRAVRAAVGTR